From Glycine max cultivar Williams 82 chromosome 11, Glycine_max_v4.0, whole genome shotgun sequence, the proteins below share one genomic window:
- the LOC100803983 gene encoding FCS-Like Zinc finger 8: MAFSSSSPSIPEKYKKLVSSFFSSPKLFANFTSKVLCETEAMMSPTSILDTKPFSGLKNPFWSETNSPRTPVGEHKRYWDKLDSKGLVDALGEITSKSQSRMILFGSQLKIQNHPPLAHSTLSPSLSPKSAFGCANSALETSKSPRVFSASEMELSEDYTRVISHGPNPRTTHIFDNCIIESRCFDVGCSSSPLENVFLPPHISYPSETFMSFCFYCNKNLGQDMDIYMYRGERAFCSRECRDQGMMLEEGGDMHMGHS, encoded by the exons ATGGCATTTTCTAGTTCCTCACCATCTATACCAGAAAAATACAAGAAACTCGTATCATCTTTCTTCAGTTCTCCAAAGCTATTCGCCAATTTCACATCGAAAGTGTTGTGTGAAACTGAGGCTATGATGAGTCCAACCTCCATACTTGACACCAAGCCCTTCTCTGGCTTGAAGAACCCTTTTTGGTCAGAAACAAACAGCCCCAGAACTCCAGTTGGTGAACACAAGCGTTATTGGGATAAGTTGGATTCAAAGGGGCTTGTTGATGCTCTTGGTGAAATAACATCAAAGTCACAAAGCAGAATGATTCTGTTTGGATCCCAGCTCAAGATTCAGAACCATCCTCCCCTGGCCCATTCAACACTTTCTCCATCTCTATCTCCTAAATCTGCGTTTGGGTGTGCCAATTCAGCTCTTGAAACCTCCAAATCTCCGAGAGTTTTCTCTGCTAGTGAAATGgagctttcagaggactacactcgAGTGATTTCCCACGGGCCTAACCCTAGAACTACTCACATATTTGATAACTGCATCATTGAGAGTCGCTGTTTTGATGTTGGATGCTCTTCTTCTCCCTTGGAAAATGTGTTTCTTCCTCCTCACATCAGCTACCCCTCCGAGACCTTCATGAGCTTCTGTTTTTACTGCAACAAAAATCTTGGGCAGGATATGGACATCTACATGTACAG GGGAGAGAGGGCATTTTGCAGCCGTGAATGCCGTGACCAGGGAATGATGTTGGAGGAAGGTGGAGATATGCATATGGGACATAGTTGA